From Halapricum desulfuricans, a single genomic window includes:
- a CDS encoding metallophosphoesterase: protein MQVGVVSDTHDNGEVVERAVGTFHDEGVDAVIHCGDIVAPFSATPFDSAAFDFYAVRGNNDGEWSLQNVVGEFGTYLGEMGELTFDSAEFAIYHGTSEPIVSALIESGNYDYVCRGHTHERVHEQQNGAIHLNPGGIAIPDAPEAPAVIVLDTETGDVEFHDLG from the coding sequence ATGCAAGTTGGAGTCGTCTCAGATACGCACGACAACGGCGAGGTAGTCGAACGAGCAGTCGGGACGTTCCACGACGAGGGCGTCGACGCCGTGATCCACTGTGGCGACATCGTCGCGCCCTTCTCGGCGACACCGTTCGATTCGGCGGCCTTCGACTTCTACGCGGTCCGGGGCAACAACGACGGCGAGTGGAGCCTCCAGAACGTCGTCGGGGAGTTCGGCACATACCTCGGAGAGATGGGCGAATTGACCTTCGACAGTGCGGAGTTCGCGATCTATCACGGGACGAGCGAACCGATCGTGTCGGCCCTGATCGAGAGCGGCAACTACGACTACGTCTGTCGCGGTCACACCCACGAGCGCGTCCACGAACAGCAGAACGGAGCCATCCACCTCAATCCCGGTGGGATCGCGATTCCGGACGCACCCGAGGCGCCCGCCGTGATCGTCCTCGACACCGAAACTGGCGACGTTGAGTTCCACGATCTCGGGTGA